Sequence from the Phragmites australis chromosome 11, lpPhrAust1.1, whole genome shotgun sequence genome:
TCTATACCCAAAAGTTATCACAACTTACGATTCACGCATCTTAACTAGCTGCGCTCACCTATCAAGCTATCATATAGCGTTACTATATAAATCTCAATCAGATTTAACCAACATCTCATTTACCTGATATACACAACACTCCTATTAGTATCATAGTCACCGCTAGATGCTTAGGACCTGGATATGTTATGATCTTTGTATAATTAAGGTAAGCTATGCTACCAAACAACTAAACTTCTTTATGGTCCGTAGCTTCGCTCCTCTTAAGATTTGTTACAGAGTTCGACCCTAGATAGAAGCCGCTGCTAAGAGAGGCAGGAAAGCTATAGTGACCGCTGTGCAATAATACAAAGAAGAGTTTCTTTTTAAGACCGGATGTAACTGCTATGAACAATCTGTGTCTACTTACTTGGTTTTCCTTTTAAGAAATTCCGACCCGTCTGAGCTTATGCGTCTCTACATCGTCCATTTTTATTAGGGACGTGCCAGTACCGGTCTCCACTAGTACCCTCTAATATCGTCTCATTTTTGTGCTTCCCAATATTGAATGGAGCCATGTTAAGGCCTTTCTAATTGTCTCATGAATCTACCATCAAGGTTGATTGCAGCCACCTATTCTTTGCCATGGACATCGtacctgaagctctgatgcTATTAGCCTCTGCATTCTACGTTTCCCTTGTTGTTTGCACCAAAAATCTCAAGCTCCGTTGGTACCTCCATCCAGCCACACACTCTAGTCGTGTCGAAACGAGGGTGAATAGTAgtgaaaataaaagatacattGGCCATTGCCTTTTGGCTTTAGCTTGTACTCTTCTGGTCATAAATAAGTTTCATTTAAATAACATATAGTTAATATTTTCTAACTATAGCTACAAAATACtctttatatattgagtttagatatttaaaaatgatatgAGAAGATTTGtatcgaaaaatagttttataataatataattttgctATATTATGTAAGCATATAACACCAAACAATAGTAGCTAAAGATATGTTTTAAGAAGCGTATCGATATGCAAAATAATACTTATTTGTAACCGAATGTAGTGGTAATGCCATGGTAACTATGTACTCGTAAAGTTTTCACTATAAAAACCAAGCGGCATTACCTTGTAATatcgaattttgctatattatGTAAGCTTATAACACCAAATAATAGTAACTAAATATATGTTTTAAGAAATAAATCGATgtttaaaattatttatgaCCCGATAAAGTGGTAATGTCATGATAAACATGCACTCATGAAATTTTCACTTAAAAAACTAAGCGGCGTTACCCTGTAATGTCACGGTAAATATTTAAAATGTGAACCAACAAAAATCCAAGACATATTGGATTAGGCACAAGaaatatttcaaattgaaaagAATCAGACCTTACCAGTGACGCCGGATTTGCTCCGGTTCCAATGGTAACTGCAggatttcttgtgaaattgCTGGTTTCAAAAACATTTTCGCTGTTGTACATTTTGTCCTTTTCTTCTTCGCAAGGAGCTCGTCCAAAGCGGCTCGCCCTCGTCCCAAATCGGACCGCGTCGGGCCACCGATCCGGGCAGCCTCCACTCGCTACACACCCCACGCGCGCGCCCCGATCCACCGCTGCGGCCGCGATGAGCACCGCCTCCGGCGACGGCGCGGACGCCGGCGACGGGgcctccgccgcggcggcgaccgCTGGGCGGCGGATCCCGCCGGCCTCTTCCATGCCGTGGGTCCGCAACCTCCGCCGCTTCGTCGGCTCGGGCGCCGGGCTCGGATCGGAGGCCCCCATGGGTCAGTGCCGCCCgctccccctcctccttccCCCGTGGTGCTGCTAGGCTCGGTCGAAGTTTCGCGCATCGGATTCAGAGATGGTGGTAGGACTAGGGTTTACATGCGTACTGTTTGAAATGATGATGGTATGAAGAGGATTACCGGGTGGCGTTCCTGCGACGACGATGCGATCTATGTGCCTTAGGATTTGTGACGGTGAAATGCAGCTGGTGGGTAGGTGCACAAAAGCTAGATGTTGACTAGCAGTGGATGATTTGGGTGGAGAGAGGTTTTCCCTTGGCCGAAATCATGAAACATGGCTTCTCGAATCCTAAGCACGAAAGAGGCTGGGAAGGTAGTGATATGCGAGGAAGGTGGTAGATTTTGGACGCATGTTGTTTAAGCTTAAGTTTCTACTCAATAGTTTGATGAGAGGGCTGATGTTGCTACTGGACTTCGTGACTGTTTGCAAGTCGCAACTAGTGTTGGCATGTCACCGTTGGTGCACGGACGCAGAGAACTGGGACTGGTCATTCTTTTATATTTTATCGCATTTGTCCTATTAAAGCTAAGGAGGTCCATAGTCATGGGTGTGGGAAAATGATAGTACCAAAAAGTAGCTAGCTTTTTTTGGGCTAAAATGCTACCCTAAGATGTTTGCTTCGTTGATCAACATCTACATTTTTCATGTGGTGACACAACACAGATGGTTTACTTTGATTTTTGAACATACAATTTGCAGAACTGGAAACAAAAAGGATATTGCTTGAGATTTTCAAAGAGCGGCAACAAAAGAGTGCTGAAGCTGGTTCCATCCCAAGTTTTTACAAGAAGGTGCACAGCTTAGCTTACTCAATGGACACAAACTATTcttgttattttcttttgtaCTTGTTAAGATAAAGTGTAACTGAAACATTTACAACGCTAGCTGCCTGCAtaagtgatagtatttattttTTGGGTTCCATGGGTGATGCCACTTACTTCTGATTCTATAATGTATCACCCTAGTTGTGGATGTCAAACTAGTATATCTTTTTGTCCAGAAACCTGAAGAAGGATCCATTAGCTCTAGAGTTCAGAGGTTGGCAAAGTACAGATTTCTGAAGGTAATGTGGACCTTTCTTTTGGCTTGGAAACATGTTACAAGTTTATTTGGAAGCTTTTTTTCTTTGGCATTTTCCTTCTCATGATTTATGCCTTATGGAGCTATTCAAAACAAATTACAGAAACAATCGGAACTTCTGCTGAATGCTGATGATCTTGATGCCATGTGGGTCTGTCTCAGAGAAAATTGTGTTATTGATGATGCTACTGGTGCTGAAAAGGTTAGATTCATTTCTGATACATAAATTTTGCACCACATCCACTAGCAAAGTGTTAGTTTTGGCTACCTCTTTGAATATCTTCGTACCAGTTTCATTCTGCAGTTAATTGCTAACAGCTGCTTTCTTGATCTCCATTAATGTTTGTTTAGCTGTTCATGTGTTACTTATTTTGTGATTATCTTGCTTACTTATTTTTTCTGGAATGCTGCAGATGAATTATGAAGATTTCTGTCATATTGCCACAGTCTGCACTGAGCAGATTGGCCAGAAATGCAAGCGTTTCTTCAGCCCTTCAAACTTTATGAAGTTTGAGAAAGATGATTCTGGGAGGATTGCCATCCTACCATTTTATCTTTACGTTATGCGGACAGTAAGTTATTCCCATAaacaaaaaatgttaaaattacCAATTGTTTTTGTCCCATGTACTTCATTGTATTTTCTAATTGAGTGTAAGTGGTTAAAACCCACATTGTTAGCATTCTCTATTCGGACCCGTTGTAGTCCTTTTTTGATGCGATGAACCAATGTAGTTTTTTTTGCTCCATTATTACTTCACTTCATTGTAATACCATTTGTTGAAATAAACTGTCTGGCTATACCTTAGAATCTTATCGTGCAAACTACTCTCCTTTTATGTATCTATGCATACAACATATTGACCGATCAATTTGCTTGCTGTTACTTCAGGTTTCTCTTACTCAAGCAAGAATTGATATGAGTGAACTCGATGAGGATTCTGATGGTTTCCTTCAACCTCATGTAAGGACACTCTAGCACATGTTAACGAGATTTTATACCTAAGAAGTTTTTAACGTGCCTTATTTGTTTGCACAGGAAATGGAAGCATATATAAGAGGACTTATACCCAATTTGGCACAATTGCGCGACATGCCATCGGCATTTGTTCAAATGTACTGCCGCATAGCTGCACGCAAGTTCTTTTTCTTCTGTGATCTACACAGACGAGGTAAAAAAACAGACTTTACATATAGTGGGTTAACATCCGAAACATTCATTATGAGAGTAACTGCCTGTGTCATATTAAACTGTCTTTTCTTGCAGGGAAAGCGTGCATAAAGAAAGTATTGCTGAGCAATTGTCTTCAGGAACTAATGGAACTACATCaggtatttttttaatatatattttttgcacaGTTCAGTGTGCTGAACTTGAGCATCTTGTACTTTTACAGTGTAATTTTGTTGCATATTTCACATAATCTTTGGGATCTTCATAGTCCGATGATTTTCATCAACGATCTTTTTAGGAGAGTGAGGAAGAGGTAACTGATACCGAGCAGGCTGAAAATTGGTTTTCCTTGACTTCAGCTCAGCGCATATGTGGTATGTCAGCTGGAACCATTTGTTCTCGTAAATAGTTGATTTTTGTAGCATTGCAATCTAATACGTACCTACCATTCTAGCGCGGTGTATGCTCCATGCTTGATTGTTACCTTGTTGCTCGTGCAGATATGTTTCTTGCACTAGATAAAGATACAAATGGTACACTGAGCAAACAAGAGCTCAAGGAATATGCTGACGGCACGTTGACAGAGATCTTCATTGAAAGAGGTTGAAATCTGCCACTGTTCTTATGatgcttttgttgttgtttcttCAAAACTAGTATGCATTTAGAGCAGACATAGATGTTATATTTCCTATAAGAATTTAATTATGAATGCATAATAATGATCTGGTTTTACTTTCAGTTTTTGATGAACATGTCCGCCGAAGCAAAGTTGGAGGTGGGAACAGTCGCGAGATGGATTTTGAAAGCTTTCTAGATTTTGTGTTGGCTCTAGAAAACAAAGATACCCCTGAAGGCTTGACATATTTATTTAGATGCCTTGATCTTAATGGAAGGGGCTTCCTTACAACTGCAGATATCCATACTCTGTTTCGGTATGCATGGATTACTTTATACTGTGTACTGTTTATTACATTCTTATGTAGCTATTTGCAGTTGTCCTTCTGAGGCAAGACCTACCTATATTTGTTCATGATCATGGATGTGCAGATGCATCCCCTTTTTATCTGGCATACCATTTTCTATCTTAGTTTGAAAATTGAAACCTTTGTATGTGCCATCCAGACCAACATATGTGGCTTGAAAGCAATGCCAAACTTACTTCAGTTGACCTGCTCCCATGCTATACTCTACTTTATCATTTGTATTTGGCGTATAAATACCTGCCTAAAAGGGGAACCTTCAGTAGTGGGAAAGGACCGGTTCTTAACTCTTAAGCTACATGAGGTTGGCTTGAAACTCACCTGGTTTTTTTCAGTTGCCCTACCTGTTTATGTGCTGTTCCAAGCTGCTTAGCTAGCCGGAGCTAAAGTCATCAATACGTGGCTACGTGTATAATAAAAGGAATTTTTTGTTCAGTAATTCTGTGAAGTAAAAAACTTGAgttttatattatttatttatttcaactAAAGTCTTGTTTGGAGAAGCAGCTGTATTctggaagaaaagaaaggaggcTGTTAGAGTTAACATTCCTGCCTGATGCCATCTTCCTAGATTGAATCTGTCATTTTTGTGCTTGTTGAGCTATCAGACTGTTCTGCTGGCCTTAACAGGCAGGATATCATTGCTTCAATAGTTTATTTCTAATCACCAGATGTTGTTATGTAGTTTTTTTTGGCACCCACAAGGCATTCTAGTTTTTTCTACTCACCACATTTTTAAGGCAATACATGGAAGTGACTGACAAATATTATCCCTGAACACTTAAGGGCCTCTATGTTTGCTGTGTGTTTTGCACAATCTAGTTActacattcagtaatattttgCTGTTATTTCTTTGATAAGAATGGTCTCAACTAACTGTTATACCTGATAGTAGAAAATGTTTAATAAACAAGATAGTCATCTCGGGAATCTGTTCTCATATTTTGATACTTCTCAATAATCTATCTACATAGTTTTGCAAGTAGTATTCTAAATTCTAATTTAACACCATATTAGAGCTGTCTTTTGTATTGAACTTATGATAAGATCCTGTTGCTCCATGAGGTCAGTAGGTTGCATTCTGCTTACTTTGATCATTTCATTTTCTCATGCAACCTTGTTCTTGTTTCCAGAGATGTACACCAGAAATGGATTGAGGGCGGGAACTATGAACTTTGCATCGAAGACGTGAGGGATGAAATCTGGGACATGGTGAAGCCGGTAGATCCTCTCAGGATCACATTATCAGATCTTCTTTCTTGCAAGCAAGGTGGGACTATCGCCAGCATGCTTACAGATGTGCGTGGTTTCTGGGCCCACGACAACAGGGAGAACCTTCTccaggaagaggaagagcaaGTGGAAGAGGCATGAGATGTTCAGCTGCCAAGTACCTTATTCAGACCCTTGCAGTCGCAAGACTTGCGCAACTGCCTGTACCTGTATCTGTTACTGTAACTTAGTGTATTAGATCCAGTGCCACTAGTTTCCCAAAATTTGTTGTGTGTCATTTCTGTAAAAGAATGTAAGTGTAGCCAAATCTTCGGAACATGTTGAGGTTAGTGCAATTTGGCCATATCAACTTCTAGAGTATGCCTGTAGGGCCAGATTGAATGGTCAAAACCTCGGGGGCCCTGTTTGTACATCTAAATTGCACCGTGCACGCGCTTCTGACTTTGCGCTGCGACTCTAAGCCTACCCATAATACATTTTGTTCTGTTCGTGCTATCTTTTGGATACCTATTGCCTGGTTGATGTTATTTTTGCTTACCTCGCAGAAGCTTATGGCGAAGCTCAATCTTCCGTCccagtttttaattttctttttgtcaCTTGGCACTCTCGGTGTTCCTGCGTGTGATATATTGCTCGCTGTTTCTACATGTTTTGTTTCGTTGATGCTGCTTCCCACAATACTTGTCTGCTTGGCacggtcttttttttttattcctcaGATCTAGAGGACAAGTTGTAGTATCTGAACGAACGCCCGAACACAACGCACACTACACACACCAACACATCCCTAGAGCGCACGCTAGAACTAGAACCTATACCAACACACGTCTACCAGAGATTCATGAAGATTCCAGCTCCGCTAGCGACGGGCGCGTCGCCTCCCCTTGTGGTCCATAGACGCCTGAGGATACCTGCAAATTTATTTTTGGAATAAATCCCGATGAGACACCCGAGTCCGATCCCAGGAATCGAACTCGGGCGGGGAGCGCTCCACCGGAGCTAGCTTCCACTGGGCTACGAGCCCGTTCTCTGCTTGGCACGGTCTTGACATGTTGAATagcaatttttgtaaaaaatattcatttaaacaaaaaaagttatatagtatgaaaacatttttttatgAAGAATCTagtcacatcaatcatataacGTCaatctatataatttttttatattgattCATTGATGGTCAGAACTAGAAACAATTGAccttaaaaaatcatagaacAACCTATATTTGTAATTAGAAGAGTAATTACTTCCTCCTGTcacaaataaatatcattttggATGTTGACGCAATATCCAAATACaactttgattattatttttttgtaaaatatTGATAAATACAGTAGAAGTAtgttattataaaaatactttttaagacaaaacaatatttatttgtaACTGAAGAGAGTACAAAATTAATCGTCAAAGTTACAATATGAATGGTTTCAATATCTTGAAATTCACATGTTTGTTTAGAAACATAGAGGATTTTTTTTACGAAGAGAGAAATAAAATCTAGTGGGCCTAAATAGATAATTCGATTTCAAATCCCCTTCTCTTTCCTCTCCAATCTCCTATACAAGCAATCCCCTATATGCCATCAAAAATTAATCCTCGATCTATCGTACAAAAGTTTCCATCCCTCGTGCTactatttaaaattatttttatcctaTATACCATTACTATCATAATGATGTTAATTCTAATAGTACACATGAGatgaaaaaactattttttttctttctcctatGTGTTAGTGCTGTTGGCTCCGTAATAGCATATGAGAAACAATAACTTTTCAATAATAAATTAAGAATTTTGAAACTTTTCGATAGCATCCAAGAATTATCTCATCTCGATACTCCAGTCGTAGTCCGGTGTGCGCAAAGAGCCGAGACGACAAAGACTGACAATGGTGGACCACTCATCAGTCCCGAATAACAAATCAAACCAACCCCATTGGAACACCAAAATCCCTCGCACGCATTCCGATTTGAAATCCCCCGGGGGACTAGCGTCACGTCGCGTCGCCGCCGCGTCTGATCGCCGTCGCCGGGGATGGAGGCGCCGCGGGAGTGCATGCCGgcgctcctcgacgccggcctCTTCGGCTCCGCCCAAACGCTGGTCTGTACCGCGGTCCCTGCCCCCTTCCCCACTTCCGTCTACGCCGCTCGAATCTCTAGGGTTTTGGCCGGAATCAGTCGTTGCTCGCGCGCGCCGCGTGGGGTTGGGTGGGTCCAATGGGTGATGGAGCGATCTGCCTTAAGCATTTCCCACTCCTCCCTTACCGAGGTTTCTCGGGGGGCTAATGCTTCTCCTTGACCTGCAGGGGTGTTTCCTTGTGTCGTCGGCGGGTCCGAGCAACGAGGCTGGCATGTCCATGAAGGTGGAAAGCCTGGTAAGCTTCGTTGAGCAGCACGGGAAGTGTTGCTAGCGCGGTCTTACTTCTATGTCGTGCTGCTGTCGACTCTACTTGTTGTGTTTGGACTTGCGAGTCCACACtgcaaaaacaaaatgcatTGATTAATTTCCGGACAGTTGATGTGCTATGAAATGCATGGATTTCCCTGCATAAAACACATTTCGCAATGCCAGTTCTGTTGTCTGCATGGCCCAATTTCTTTTTGGAGCTGACGTCCTACTTGGCGTATCACAGGTTCTGCATGGTGATGCTTTGTATGGAGAGAAAGAGTTTCGCAGGGCACTGGTAATGTTGCCAAAAAGCGTATGGTTGATGTAGAATGCGTTGCAGAATTAAACACATGAATCGATGAAATCTTAGTTTGTAGTTTCCTTTTTCCCCTTGGTAGAGTGCGTACAAGCAAGCTATGCAATATAACAGAAGCATCCCTAGGCAAGCAACAAGTAACACAAGAAGTTCAGTATCCACCACAGGACGGTCACCTTCTCCAAATTCTTTGAATCTTCTGCCATTTAATGAAAATGAGGTATGAATAGCTGAACAGGACATGTGACATTCTCATGTGAACATTTATTCCTATGGTACTTTTGGCAGGTATCTCATTCAGTTTTTATGTTCTGTTGCAGGTGAAATTTAAGATTGCTCTTTGCCATTCTGCGCTATGTGAGCACCGTGAAGCACTTCAAGAGGTtcgtcttttttcttttacttctGTTCGATCTTCTGTGTGAACTGTGGATCCTATTTTACGAATACAGATAATGTAAAGTATGACATGTTGACCTATATGCTTTCTGCAGATGGAAGGGATTCCTTCTAAAGTGAGAATGCTGAAAATGAATCTGATGTTAGGGAAGCTTTATCGAATATTGAGAAATAACCGTTCAGCTGCTGTATGTTATAAAGAGTGCTTGAGGTATGATATCGAATGATTTGTTCCGTAGGATGTTCAGTTCTGCAGCTACAACGACCTAAACTGCCATTTTCTTCTTGTATAGCAAGTTCTATCTATACTTTGATACAGAAACCACTAAGCTTTTATGTGCCCACTAAAGAATAAAATTATTGCTTCTCACTCTTTAACGAAATAATGTGACAAGCCTTTGTCTACATCTTCATACTTCTGTCAGGCAATGTCCTTATGTTTTCGAAGCTGTCACAGCTTTGGCGGAAATGGGGCTTCCTTCAAAGGAGTTTTCTTTGTTATTTTCACAAGTAAGTGTTCGCTTTTTTGTTTAAGCCGTGAAAAGGAAGCTTTGAGGGCAGATATGTTTTAATTTCATATGTCAGAATTTCCGGGTTGTCAATTGTGTGTACCATTTTTATGGGCTATCAGAGTCTATTCATGCTTTGCCTGCTAGCCAGAAAATGTTTACAAAAGCTGATAGGACGTTGTTTCCTCTAATCTATTCTAAAACAAAGAACCATCCCTTGCCATTTTATACCCAGTGATGTTGACATTCTTGATAGAAGATGCATATAGCAACAAAGAAAATTTAAACGCTGTCAGCTCCATGAGCAATTTCCGGTTTTTACAATTGCTGAATGCAGGAGTTTTCTTCTCATTTTGCATTCAATATTTACCTCCACAcaaaatcttttcttttttctttttacatttGTTGTGTAGGTATAGTTCATATGAACTGATGTTTTTTAACACCGCATATGCAAGCTTTATAGAATTAATAAATATGCATCAGTTTATTATAAAATTTAAGTTGTGCTAAAAAATTTAGCCATTAGTCGTTCAAAATTGTTTTAGTTGAAAGCCTGCAATGACTTCTATTTGTCCTTGTAGGCACCAAACAGAGGAGGCAAGCCGCCAGGTGACCCTGCAGATGCACAACGTTGGTGGAATGTAAGTGAACTATGTACACCCCTCTTGCAGATATGGCATGCAGCAAGAATTTACATTTTGTCAGGCTGCTAATGTTTCAGAACACTGTACTTGTTATTGCAGTTTTGACTTCAGTTATTTGTTATGATTTTCCAGAAACTGTGTTGACTCATTCAAACATATCTTTGATCatacttctttgttctttctATAGATTGGTTCAGATAATTATTCACTTAAATCACTATTTTCTTAACAGCGGTATGTTGAGGCGCAGTGTTCCATTGCTTCACATGATTATAAAGGTGGTATAACTGCTTTTCTATGACGTTTCATCTGAGAATTCCGTCATAAGTGCATAGGTTAATTTTGTGGAATTGGTCAAGAAATGCTTCACATTGTTACTAAGGAATCCCATTATTGGTTAAATGCTATTTATGCCAATGATGTAGAATCCTGTACTGTGGACTCTTGCAAAGTTGTAACTTTGAACATACTTTTGCAGAGATGTCTTTCATTTGCAGTTATCAataacaaatattaaaaaaccttttctttctaaacttcaatttttttcctgTATATGTTGATTATTAAGTTGCAGATTTTAACACAGTAGCAACGACATGCATTCATTTATAGTGACCACATAATAAATAGGCTTACTTCAACTTGCTTTTTATAGGTGGTCTTGACATATATCTAGAACTAATGCAACGATTCCCCAGCAATGTGCATATCTTGCTGGAAATTGCAAAGGTTTGTCTTTCTTCAGCTTCACTATTGTTGTGCTCCTCCCATTGTTGTAGACTTGTTCAAGTGCCAACACACCGAGCATCAAGTCTTACCATATTTCTCCTTGTTCATATATTGCTTCATGATTTTGCTGTGCTCCTCAGTGTCTAACGAACTTGTGAAGTACATTGTTCATCTTCAATTTTGTTTTGGTGGTTTAACTACCTTTCTTCATGTGTTGATTCTGATTTCTGAGCTTCTTATTTTAAGGTTGAAGCCATCATAGGCAGGAATGATGAAGCAATCATGAACTTTGAGAAGGTAAACAAAACAAGTTCATACTTACAGCTGTCTTCTTTGGGAAATCATGGCAACTAGTAACAAGTATCTAAGATCATTTGCTATTTTTGCTGGATTTTTGCAGGCTCGGTTAATTGATCCAAACATCATGACATATATGGATGAATATgcaattcttctaaaatcaaaaTCTGACTACAATAAACTAAACAAGTTGGTACATGATATGCTGCATATTGACCCTGCAAGACCAGAAACATGTGCTGCTCTTGCAGCAATGTGGGAAAGAAAAGATGAAAGAAAAGCTTTGACATATGCTGAAAAGGTAAATACCTTTTAGAGACGTGTTTTGTCGAAGCTAACCTTCCATCTAATGTTCCTTGCGATGCTTTTCTTTTCATCAGAGCCTTCGAGTTGATGATAGGCATATAACCGGCTATATTATGAAGGTAATACTGCAAAACATTTGCACACGACTGGATTTTATATTATTACGGTGATTCCTCTTGCATTGCAATTTGCAAAGCATCATTGAAAAATGTGTTTCAATGAAGTACCACATCATTGTTGGGTGGgactacaaaaaaaaaaaaaaaaaacctgtgTGATTGTTGGCTTATTTGCCCGGGGAAGTTCATGTATAGCTTTGTGTGCCTGCTACCATCTTCCCTTTTACAGGGACTATCATCTTCATTTTTGCTCATCTATATGACAGGCTTATTGTTTGCTTGCTGTTTGTTTCAAGGGCAATCTGCATCTTTCATTGAATCGACCAGATTTGGCAGTGACAGACTTCAGGGGAGCTCAAGAATTGAGGGCTGATCTCCGTTCTTATCAAGGTTTCTAGGCTTTGTACTTCTGATTGTTGTATTCGATACCTTTTGTCATATTGTTAGTCTAAATATGGATATACTCTCAGGTTTGGTGCATGCTTACCTAGCACTTTCTAAATGCAAAGATGCATTATTCACTGCACGGGAGGCAATGAAGGTTATGCATCAGTCTGCAAAAGCTCTTAAGCTAGTTGGTGATGTTCATGCTATCAGTTCCAGTGGGAGAGAGAAGGTAATCTTACTTCCCTGTGTCACTGATgcacaaaatatatattttgggGTTCTGGAATCAAGCATTGCTTAGCTATATTTAACTAGGTGAACAATGAATACCACTTACATGAAACATATTTATTTCCTTAGGAAAGAATCTGTACTTTGTATTGATGGCCGCTTCACGAATTAGATAACCTCTGATGTGAAAAGAGATCTTGTTTAATCAATAGTTCTTCAGATGTTGGTCAAGTGTTACCCAAGAAGCATATGCTTTTTTGTTTTTACCATGTAATTCCGTTGTAGGTACCAATAGaattatatattttcttgatcatAGCTATAGTAGTTCTTTTAAATGA
This genomic interval carries:
- the LOC133884882 gene encoding anaphase-promoting complex subunit 7-like isoform X1 translates to MEAPRECMPALLDAGLFGSAQTLGCFLVSSAGPSNEAGMSMKVESLVLHGDALYGEKEFRRALSAYKQAMQYNRSIPRQATSNTRSSVSTTGRSPSPNSLNLLPFNENEVKFKIALCHSALCEHREALQEMEGIPSKVRMLKMNLMLGKLYRILRNNRSAAVCYKECLRQCPYVFEAVTALAEMGLPSKEFSLLFSQAPNRGGKPPGDPADAQRWWNRYVEAQCSIASHDYKGGLDIYLELMQRFPSNVHILLEIAKVEAIIGRNDEAIMNFEKARLIDPNIMTYMDEYAILLKSKSDYNKLNKLVHDMLHIDPARPETCAALAAMWERKDERKALTYAEKSLRVDDRHITGYIMKGNLHLSLNRPDLAVTDFRGAQELRADLRSYQGLVHAYLALSKCKDALFTAREAMKVMHQSAKALKLVGDVHAISSSGREKARKFYESAIRLEPGFLGAALALADLHVAEGRNKEAVLLLERYLRQWADDSLHIKLAQVFADTNMLSDALSHYQSALRINPHNEAAKKGLERLEKQMKGVDPDAPEEEDDNEVDDIDADQDEAELL
- the LOC133884895 gene encoding probable serine/threonine-protein phosphatase 2A regulatory subunit B'' subunit TON2, coding for MSTASGDGADAGDGASAAAATAGRRIPPASSMPWVRNLRRFVGSGAGLGSEAPMELETKRILLEIFKERQQKSAEAGSIPSFYKKKPEEGSISSRVQRLAKYRFLKKQSELLLNADDLDAMWVCLRENCVIDDATGAEKMNYEDFCHIATVCTEQIGQKCKRFFSPSNFMKFEKDDSGRIAILPFYLYVMRTVSLTQARIDMSELDEDSDGFLQPHEMEAYIRGLIPNLAQLRDMPSAFVQMYCRIAARKFFFFCDLHRRGKACIKKVLLSNCLQELMELHQESEEEVTDTEQAENWFSLTSAQRICDMFLALDKDTNGTLSKQELKEYADGTLTEIFIERVFDEHVRRSKVGGGNSREMDFESFLDFVLALENKDTPEGLTYLFRCLDLNGRGFLTTADIHTLFRDVHQKWIEGGNYELCIEDVRDEIWDMVKPVDPLRITLSDLLSCKQGGTIASMLTDVRGFWAHDNRENLLQEEEEQVEEA
- the LOC133884882 gene encoding anaphase-promoting complex subunit 7-like isoform X2, translated to MEAPRECMPALLDAGLFGSAQTLGCFLVSSAGPSNEAGMSMKVESLVLHGDALYGEKEFRRALSAYKQAMQYNRSIPRQATSNTRSSVSTTGRSPSPNSLNLLPFNENEVKFKIALCHSALCEHREALQEMEGIPSKVRMLKMNLMLGKLYRILRNNRSAAVCYKECLRQCPYVFEAVTALAEMGLPSKEFSLLFSQAPNRGGKPPGDPADAQRWWNRYVEAQCSIASHDYKGGLDIYLELMQRFPSNVHILLEIAKVEAIIGRNDEAIMNFEKARLIDPNIMTYMDEYAILLKSKSDYNKLNKLVHDMLHIDPARPETCAALAAMWERKDERKALTYAEKSLRVDDRHITGYIMKGNLHLSLNRPDLAVTDFRGAQELRADLRSYQGLVHAYLALSKCKDALFTAREAMKVMHQSAKALKLVGDVHAISSSGREKARKFYESAIRLEPGFLGAALALADLHVAEGRNKEAVLLLERYLRQWADDSLHIKLAQVFADTNMLSDALSHYQSALRAGAVHKLSRFSLLIYSGKSDYTLRFQC